One region of Oryza sativa Japonica Group chromosome 10, ASM3414082v1 genomic DNA includes:
- the LOC107279108 gene encoding uncharacterized protein, whose product MLLSSEHSDQASEIDDALRRKEGKSKAGDEKKKSTDKDAPESSKKRSRKKQITFDAAEFDTAYNAIIGRTALAKFMAALHYAYQVLKMPGPKGTITIQGNTKLAVQCDKRSLDMVEHTPNPPATTENPKKVSKPKKTPKPDGAIKIIPLSSSNPDKTVKIGASLDDK is encoded by the exons ATGCTTCTGTCATCCGAGCATTCAGATCAGGCGTCCGAGATCG ACGATGCACTGAGGCGCAAGGAGGGAAAAAGCAAGGCGGGGGATGAGAAGAAGAAGTCGACCGATAAGGATGCACCAGAGTCGAGCAAAAAGAGAAGCCGCAAGA agcagatcacctttgatgccGCAGAGTTCGACACCGCCTACAATGCCATcattgggagaactgcactcgcaAAATTTATGGCGGCGTTGCATTACGCATACCAAGTGCTCAAAATGCCAGGACCGAAAGGGACAATCACTATCCAGGGGAACACCAAGTTGGCAGtacaatgcgacaagcggagcctcgacatggtcgagcatacTCCTAACCCGCCCGCCACAACCGAAAaccccaagaaagtgagcaagccCAAGAAGACACCAAAACCAGATGGCGCCATCAAGATCATCCCACTGTCTAGCTCCAACCCCGACAAAACTGTCAAGATTGGGGCATCgttggacgacaaatag